From one Saprospiraceae bacterium genomic stretch:
- a CDS encoding aspartate-semialdehyde dehydrogenase, which yields MKVACVGATGLVGTVMCQVLEERSFPITEFIPVASEKSAGQKFTFMGKDYIIHTLAEAVAKKPDIALFSAGASVSLEWAPKFAAEGTIVVDNSSAWRMDPSKKLIVPEVNGHTITKEDRIIANPNCSTIQMVVALAPLHQAFGIKRLVISTYQSVTGTGVKAVKQYDREHQGEVVPNEEKAYKYTIFENVIPHCDVFLDNGYTKEEMKLVNETKKIMGDPTIRITATAVRVPVKGGHSESVNVEFDKDFTIEEIRRLLSEADGIELIDDMATFKYPMPLYAKGKNEVFVGRLRKDESQEKTLNMWIVADNLRKGAATNAIQIAEYMMKHELIPLDLVTA from the coding sequence ATGAAAGTTGCTTGTGTTGGTGCTACCGGACTCGTAGGTACTGTGATGTGCCAGGTATTGGAAGAAAGATCTTTTCCAATTACTGAATTTATACCTGTCGCTTCTGAAAAATCAGCAGGACAGAAGTTTACATTTATGGGAAAAGATTATATCATCCACACTTTGGCAGAAGCTGTAGCAAAAAAACCGGATATAGCACTATTTTCTGCTGGTGCCAGCGTATCTCTGGAATGGGCACCAAAATTTGCAGCGGAGGGCACCATCGTAGTAGACAATTCATCTGCCTGGCGCATGGATCCTTCAAAAAAACTGATTGTACCTGAAGTCAATGGCCATACTATTACGAAAGAAGATAGGATCATCGCCAATCCCAATTGTTCCACTATCCAAATGGTCGTGGCACTAGCTCCTCTGCATCAAGCATTTGGCATCAAGAGATTGGTCATCTCCACGTATCAATCGGTGACGGGTACCGGTGTCAAAGCAGTAAAACAATATGATCGTGAACACCAGGGTGAGGTCGTACCCAATGAAGAAAAAGCCTATAAGTATACCATTTTTGAGAATGTTATCCCACACTGTGATGTATTCCTGGATAATGGTTATACCAAAGAAGAAATGAAGCTGGTCAATGAGACAAAAAAGATCATGGGAGATCCTACTATCAGGATCACAGCTACGGCAGTGAGGGTTCCTGTCAAGGGCGGTCACAGCGAAAGTGTCAATGTAGAATTTGATAAAGATTTTACCATCGAAGAAATAAGACGACTATTGTCTGAGGCTGATGGCATAGAATTAATCGATGACATGGCAACTTTCAAGTATCCAATGCCGTTATATGCTAAAGGGAAAAACGAAGTATTTGTAGGCCGATTACGCAAAGATGAGTCTCAGGAAAAGACACTGAATATGTGGATCGTAGCTGACAATCTCCGCAAAGGTGCAGCCACCAATGCTATACAGATAGCAGAATATATGATGAAACATGAATTAATACCCTTGGATCTGGTGACTGCCTGA
- the dinB gene encoding DNA polymerase IV, translating to MYDRAILHMDLDSFFVSVEVLRNSALKGLPLLIGGSGDRGVVASCSYEARRYGVHSAMPMKMARRLCPDAIILRGDMDAYSEYSRQVTELIEADAPCMEKASIDEFYLDLSGMDRYFGCYQWSLELRQKLLREIGLPISLALSVNKTVSKIGTNEAKPNGTKEVLKGTEKDFLAPLSTSKMPGIGEATYKKLSFMGVRTLKVLSEIPPRLLEREFGKTGKVMWERANAYDPTPVQPYSEAKSISHEQTFGQDTLDLRKIKNIMLSMVEKLGFELRQSQKLCSVVTVKIRYADFNTYTRQVRVAYTSNDRILLRQVYDLFDKLYERRQMIRLIGVKYSGLVHGHYQINLFDDKEEDMNLLNELDHIRNRWGAGAIGRAVNVAKEKEHDNRIMPDKKENAKSPIDPRWAKMTRRWW from the coding sequence ATGTACGACCGCGCCATTCTCCATATGGATCTCGACTCCTTCTTTGTCTCCGTAGAGGTGCTGCGCAACAGCGCCCTTAAGGGTCTGCCCCTACTCATCGGTGGCAGCGGTGACCGGGGGGTAGTGGCGAGCTGCAGCTATGAGGCGCGGCGATATGGAGTGCACTCGGCGATGCCGATGAAGATGGCGCGCCGTCTCTGCCCTGATGCCATCATCCTGCGCGGCGATATGGATGCCTATAGCGAATACTCCCGCCAGGTGACCGAGCTCATCGAAGCCGATGCACCCTGTATGGAGAAAGCCTCTATCGACGAGTTTTACCTCGACCTCAGCGGTATGGACCGCTATTTTGGCTGTTATCAGTGGAGCCTCGAGCTGCGGCAGAAGCTCCTCCGCGAGATCGGCCTGCCCATCTCCCTCGCCCTCTCTGTCAATAAGACGGTGTCCAAGATCGGTACCAACGAGGCCAAGCCCAATGGTACCAAAGAAGTACTCAAAGGCACCGAAAAAGACTTCCTCGCCCCCCTCTCTACCTCCAAGATGCCCGGCATCGGCGAGGCTACCTATAAAAAACTCAGCTTTATGGGCGTGCGTACGCTCAAAGTACTGAGTGAGATCCCCCCGCGCCTGCTCGAGCGCGAGTTTGGCAAGACCGGCAAGGTCATGTGGGAGCGCGCCAATGCCTATGACCCTACCCCCGTACAACCCTATAGCGAAGCTAAGTCCATCTCCCACGAACAAACCTTTGGCCAGGATACCCTCGATCTGCGCAAGATCAAAAATATCATGCTCAGTATGGTCGAAAAGCTGGGCTTCGAACTGCGTCAATCTCAAAAACTATGCTCCGTCGTCACGGTCAAAATCCGCTATGCCGACTTCAATACCTATACCCGCCAGGTCCGCGTAGCCTATACCTCTAATGATCGTATCCTGCTGCGCCAGGTCTACGACCTCTTTGACAAACTCTATGAGCGGCGCCAGATGATCCGCCTCATCGGGGTCAAATACAGCGGCCTGGTACATGGTCACTACCAGATCAATCTCTTCGATGATAAAGAAGAAGATATGAACCTGCTCAATGAACTCGATCATATCCGGAATAGATGGGGTGCAGGTGCTATCGGTAGGGCGGTGAATGTGGCTAAAGAGAAAGAACACGATAATAGAATAATGCCTGATAAGAAAGAAAATGCAAAGTCGCCGATAGATCCTAGATGGGCGAAGATGACCAGGCGGTGGTGGTGA
- a CDS encoding lamin tail domain-containing protein has translation MIRYISFILITFFFISAHAQVTQTFEDSAWFTIGGWKGQVNDFKITTDKKLQSLGNDLGISSIYKLIQPDSVAQWEIWFKMAFAPSDNNKLRLYILADDSIPGAANAYYLEVGENNNTDAFKFYKQKNGVSTLLAVGSAGALANDPSMARVLLTWQRPGSWTLAADYAGGRSFDEEWTISDPGRYLFSDSAYCILSCIYTSTRKDKFFFDDIYLGPAQADLTPPSIVDVLPDSARVRLIFNEPVDSISATDTENYVISNGVGQPWKVVKVEDRSVDLYLTKPLVTGTFEIICRQLKDLQGNITLNARASFEYKLLQVINPLDLLITEIMADPSPTVGLPLYEYVELLNTSDHAINLADLTLRFDQTDYMIGTAAILVSPGEYVILCESTAAALLMPYGKVIALPRWPAIRNTNGLLSLWFAGKEIHFVSYDDSWYQDSQKANGGWSLEMINTANHCDQRANWRASVDPTGGTPGKVNAVANAGYRLPLKIDSTVYLDDRHIKVYVNKLLTTIVKDQLQMDPPISYQFTSLGNHLDIIFDQALSSGVIYTLTMSPQDCDGLPTDIVSTAIARVESPEKNDLVINEILFNPVSGGSDYVELYNRSSKIFSLKDLIIRNELNNQERSITASSLVLPGTYWVLSASPSFVLDRYTVDHPDQLISQSLPSLPDDQGQLSLMTASRTLIDSCSYDKTYHDRFLNSQDGVALERIDYNLPPTKSNWHSAAGTVGYGTPTSKNSVTSTTTVTSFTAKQKVFTPDHNGIDDLFYLDYTLPGPGYVAHIYIYDDRGHPIKRLANNLLLAREGSLSWDGLDDRNQLSNTGIYIFRIEAIDAQGHRVRELVTGVLSR, from the coding sequence GTGATTCGATACATATCTTTTATTCTTATAACGTTTTTTTTTATATCTGCACATGCTCAGGTCACCCAAACCTTTGAAGATAGTGCCTGGTTCACCATAGGTGGCTGGAAAGGTCAAGTCAACGATTTTAAAATCACTACAGATAAAAAACTGCAAAGCCTGGGCAATGATCTGGGCATTTCATCCATCTATAAGCTAATACAACCAGACTCAGTAGCACAATGGGAGATTTGGTTTAAAATGGCATTTGCTCCTTCTGATAATAATAAACTGCGATTATATATACTGGCGGATGACAGTATCCCTGGTGCAGCCAATGCCTATTACCTGGAAGTAGGCGAAAATAATAATACCGATGCTTTCAAATTTTATAAGCAAAAAAATGGTGTTAGTACCTTACTTGCTGTTGGGTCAGCCGGAGCACTGGCCAATGATCCTTCGATGGCACGAGTACTCCTCACCTGGCAGCGTCCGGGATCCTGGACTTTAGCAGCAGATTATGCCGGAGGTAGGTCTTTTGATGAAGAATGGACAATATCTGATCCCGGCCGCTATTTGTTTTCTGACAGCGCTTATTGTATTCTATCCTGTATTTATACCTCGACGCGCAAGGATAAGTTTTTCTTTGACGATATCTACCTGGGACCTGCACAAGCTGACTTGACTCCTCCATCAATCGTCGATGTGTTACCTGATTCTGCCAGAGTTCGCCTGATTTTTAACGAGCCTGTGGACTCCATCTCCGCGACAGATACTGAAAACTATGTCATATCCAATGGAGTAGGACAGCCCTGGAAAGTAGTCAAGGTTGAGGACCGATCCGTCGATTTGTATTTGACCAAACCCCTTGTTACCGGCACTTTTGAAATTATATGCCGTCAATTAAAGGATTTGCAGGGAAATATTACGCTCAATGCCCGGGCCAGCTTTGAATATAAATTACTCCAGGTCATCAATCCCCTAGATCTTTTGATTACGGAGATCATGGCTGATCCCAGTCCTACGGTAGGATTGCCATTGTATGAATATGTAGAGTTATTGAATACTTCGGATCATGCCATCAACCTGGCAGACCTCACGCTTCGATTTGACCAGACGGATTATATGATAGGTACAGCGGCGATTTTAGTGAGTCCTGGAGAATATGTAATCCTGTGTGAATCGACCGCAGCGGCATTATTGATGCCCTATGGCAAAGTTATAGCGCTTCCCCGCTGGCCTGCGATCAGAAATACCAATGGCCTGCTGTCCCTTTGGTTTGCGGGCAAGGAGATTCACTTCGTGTCCTATGATGATAGTTGGTATCAGGACAGTCAGAAAGCCAATGGCGGCTGGTCCCTCGAGATGATCAATACCGCCAATCATTGTGATCAGAGAGCTAATTGGCGTGCTTCTGTCGATCCTACAGGTGGTACTCCGGGCAAAGTCAATGCTGTCGCTAATGCGGGCTATAGGCTGCCTTTGAAGATTGACTCCACGGTTTACCTCGATGATCGTCATATAAAGGTATACGTGAATAAATTATTGACCACTATCGTTAAAGACCAGCTTCAGATGGATCCCCCGATCAGTTATCAGTTTACCTCTTTGGGTAATCATCTGGATATCATATTTGATCAGGCCTTAAGCTCAGGGGTGATCTATACACTGACGATGTCACCTCAGGATTGTGACGGCTTACCGACGGATATTGTATCCACCGCTATCGCCAGGGTAGAGTCACCTGAAAAAAACGATCTAGTCATCAATGAAATCCTCTTCAATCCGGTGTCCGGTGGCAGCGACTATGTCGAATTGTACAATCGATCCTCCAAAATATTTTCACTCAAAGACCTGATCATCAGGAATGAATTGAATAACCAGGAGCGAAGCATCACCGCCTCCTCCCTGGTGCTGCCCGGCACTTATTGGGTACTGAGCGCAAGCCCCTCCTTCGTTTTGGATCGATATACGGTAGATCACCCAGACCAATTAATTTCCCAATCCCTGCCTTCCCTTCCAGATGACCAGGGTCAGCTCAGCCTGATGACCGCATCCCGCACTTTGATAGACTCCTGCTCCTATGACAAAACCTACCATGATCGTTTTCTTAATTCCCAGGACGGGGTAGCGCTCGAGCGCATTGATTACAATTTGCCACCGACAAAGTCAAACTGGCATTCTGCGGCAGGTACCGTTGGCTATGGTACCCCGACTTCAAAAAACTCTGTGACCTCCACGACTACGGTCACTTCTTTTACAGCCAAGCAAAAAGTATTCACTCCGGATCATAATGGCATAGATGATCTCTTTTACCTGGATTATACCCTGCCCGGACCTGGCTATGTCGCTCATATATATATCTATGATGACAGGGGTCATCCCATCAAAAGACTGGCCAATAACCTGCTCCTCGCGCGCGAAGGCAGCTTGTCCTGGGATGGCCTGGATGACCGCAATCAACTATCCAATACCGGGATCTATATATTTAGGATAGAAGCGATCGATGCACAGGGGCATCGGGTGAGGGAGTTGGTGACCGGGGTGTTGAGTAGATGA
- a CDS encoding carbohydrate binding family 9 domain-containing protein, with the protein MCWAHSHAQFSTPEAHELYVLKSSTPLIIDGALDEPIWSQAQPVGDFWEKFPSDKVRATLNTTVQAAYDDKFLYFAITSYDSTDRYIAKSLKRDASVRDQDGIVVILDPINNKSNGFGFSVTPYNVQSEYQFSANTGSMDLSTAWDNKWISNVKRYPDRYVVEMGIPFKTLRFDAKIKTWGVNFIRSDQKNNKFYTWTNVPVQFPGFDIGYLGSLVFEGELPSVKGNASLIPYVTGSLQRDPENLISTKAKINAGFDAKLSLTPSLNLDLTANPDFSQIEVDEQVTNLTRFDVFFPERRTFFLENDDIFSSYGPPPFRPFFSRKIGLDKDGNPIPIVFGGRLSGNLTEKLRVGLMNMQTARKGDVAAQNYSAISVHRRIFNRSLIKGYFLNHQSNLTATEEKNNPLDKYGRNAGLDIQLSDKPGSWQAWGGYHTSFKPDIKDQKKFIQTGGGYFGRKLNSIVDYNIIDKNYYADMGFVNRIETFASKGNNYDLGDTTFRNGFQLLYNQNDFFFYPKDKKIVRHSIGLENVATWFIDGSFSDRSHILSYRMFRKNASLLEMTLNVQQDNLRYYFPLPSDKPLEPGIYHYNNVGLLYESDSRKNILFTGGVRLGQYYNGTIHQYRAGITVRQQPHWNITLTAEFNDLQFPKGYGDTQLWLISPKTEINFSNNLFWTTFFQYNTQQTNFNINSRIQWRYKPMSDLFLVYTDNYFTDTFINRNRAIVFKLNYWLTV; encoded by the coding sequence TTGTGCTGGGCTCATAGCCATGCACAATTTTCCACTCCGGAGGCTCATGAGCTATATGTATTAAAATCCTCTACCCCATTAATCATAGATGGTGCTTTAGATGAGCCCATTTGGAGTCAGGCGCAGCCAGTCGGAGATTTTTGGGAAAAATTTCCATCGGATAAAGTCAGAGCTACTCTGAATACTACGGTACAGGCAGCTTATGATGACAAATTTTTGTATTTCGCTATTACCTCTTATGATAGCACGGATCGGTATATAGCTAAATCCCTCAAACGAGATGCCTCAGTGAGGGATCAAGATGGCATCGTGGTGATCCTGGATCCTATCAACAACAAAAGCAATGGATTTGGGTTTTCAGTCACTCCGTATAATGTGCAATCCGAATACCAGTTTAGTGCCAATACAGGCTCGATGGACTTAAGCACCGCCTGGGATAACAAATGGATATCCAATGTAAAGCGATATCCTGACCGCTATGTCGTCGAAATGGGGATACCCTTTAAAACTCTGCGATTTGATGCTAAGATTAAGACCTGGGGAGTCAATTTTATTCGCAGTGATCAGAAAAACAATAAGTTTTATACCTGGACCAATGTGCCGGTGCAGTTTCCTGGATTTGATATTGGTTATCTTGGGTCATTGGTGTTTGAAGGGGAACTACCTTCGGTAAAAGGCAATGCATCCCTGATACCCTATGTCACAGGATCATTACAAAGGGATCCTGAAAATCTTATTTCCACCAAAGCTAAAATCAATGCCGGATTTGATGCCAAATTATCTTTAACCCCTTCACTCAATCTTGACCTTACCGCCAATCCTGATTTTTCTCAAATTGAAGTAGATGAGCAAGTCACTAACCTGACCCGATTTGATGTGTTTTTCCCTGAGCGCAGGACTTTTTTCCTTGAAAACGATGATATATTTTCTTCATATGGACCACCACCATTTCGTCCATTTTTTTCCAGAAAAATCGGACTGGACAAAGATGGCAACCCCATCCCTATAGTATTCGGTGGCAGACTCAGTGGCAATCTCACCGAAAAGCTTAGAGTTGGCCTAATGAATATGCAGACAGCAAGGAAGGGCGATGTAGCTGCCCAAAACTATTCTGCCATCTCGGTGCATCGACGGATATTCAACAGATCATTGATCAAAGGCTATTTTTTAAATCACCAATCCAATCTCACGGCAACGGAAGAGAAAAACAACCCTCTTGATAAATATGGTCGCAATGCAGGTCTGGACATTCAACTCTCTGACAAACCAGGATCCTGGCAAGCATGGGGAGGATACCATACCTCCTTCAAACCGGATATCAAAGATCAAAAAAAGTTTATCCAGACCGGAGGCGGATATTTTGGAAGAAAACTTAATAGCATAGTGGATTACAATATCATCGATAAAAACTATTATGCGGATATGGGTTTTGTCAATCGCATAGAAACTTTCGCCAGCAAAGGAAATAATTATGACCTGGGTGATACTACTTTTCGAAACGGTTTTCAATTATTATACAACCAGAATGATTTTTTTTTCTACCCAAAAGATAAAAAAATCGTGCGCCATAGCATAGGCCTTGAAAATGTAGCCACCTGGTTTATAGATGGGAGTTTTAGTGACCGCAGTCATATCCTGAGCTACAGAATGTTTAGGAAAAATGCCTCATTGCTGGAGATGACTTTAAATGTACAGCAAGACAATCTGCGCTATTATTTTCCTTTGCCTTCTGACAAACCACTTGAGCCGGGTATCTATCATTACAATAATGTAGGCTTGCTCTACGAATCAGATTCGAGAAAAAATATCTTATTCACCGGGGGTGTCCGACTAGGTCAGTACTATAATGGTACCATCCATCAATATCGAGCCGGAATAACTGTGCGACAACAACCACATTGGAATATCACCCTAACTGCAGAATTTAATGATCTTCAATTTCCTAAAGGGTATGGTGACACCCAATTATGGCTCATCAGTCCTAAGACGGAAATCAATTTTTCAAACAATCTATTCTGGACTACTTTTTTTCAATACAATACCCAACAAACTAATTTTAATATAAACAGTCGTATTCAATGGCGGTACAAACCGATGTCTGATTTATTCCTGGTCTACACGGACAATTATTTTACAGATACTTTTATTAACAGGAATCGGGCTATTGTTTTTAAATTGAATTATTGGTTGACGGTGTGA